The following proteins are co-located in the Chloroflexia bacterium SDU3-3 genome:
- a CDS encoding alcohol dehydrogenase catalytic domain-containing protein: MRALVFDGQLHLDRNYPEPSLQRGEALIRPRLVGICNTDIEITRGYMGFHGVLGHEFVGEVIACEESFWVGKRVVGEINAACLRCPTCLRGDPTHCPQRTTLGIGGRDGVMAERFSLPIACLHEVPAALPDTAAVFTEPLAAAFEILEHAHIRPTERVAVVGDGKLGLLCAMALRLTGAELVMLGRHPERWGLLRELGVAAMPSASATDRASGALRPRSFDLVVDATGNASGLATALRLVRPRGRLVLKSTYHGDSPINLSAVVVDELQLLGSRCGPFAPALRAMASGLIPTEPLVADRFLLEDGLKGFQAAHGKLKVLLEV; encoded by the coding sequence ATGCGCGCGCTCGTGTTTGACGGCCAGCTTCACCTCGATCGAAACTACCCGGAGCCATCACTCCAGCGTGGCGAGGCGCTGATTCGCCCGCGGCTTGTCGGTATCTGCAACACCGATATCGAGATCACGCGTGGCTATATGGGTTTTCACGGCGTGCTCGGCCACGAGTTTGTAGGCGAGGTGATCGCCTGCGAGGAGTCCTTCTGGGTTGGGAAGCGCGTCGTCGGCGAGATCAACGCCGCCTGCCTGCGCTGCCCCACGTGCCTGCGCGGCGACCCAACCCACTGCCCCCAGCGCACCACTCTGGGCATCGGCGGGCGCGACGGCGTGATGGCCGAGCGCTTCTCGCTGCCGATCGCGTGCCTCCACGAGGTGCCCGCGGCCCTGCCCGACACCGCGGCTGTCTTCACCGAGCCGCTGGCCGCCGCCTTCGAGATCTTGGAGCACGCCCACATCCGCCCGACCGAGCGCGTGGCTGTGGTGGGCGATGGCAAGCTGGGCCTGCTGTGCGCCATGGCCCTGCGCCTGACGGGCGCAGAGCTGGTGATGCTGGGCCGCCACCCCGAGCGCTGGGGCCTGCTGCGCGAGCTGGGCGTGGCCGCCATGCCCAGCGCCAGCGCCACCGACCGGGCCAGCGGTGCGCTGCGCCCGCGCTCGTTCGACCTAGTGGTGGATGCCACCGGCAACGCCAGCGGGCTGGCCACCGCGCTGCGCCTGGTGCGCCCGCGCGGTCGGCTGGTGCTGAAGAGCACCTACCACGGCGACTCGCCGATCAACCTGAGCGCGGTGGTGGTGGACGAGCTGCAGCTGCTCGGCTCGCGCTGCGGGCCGTTCGCGCCAGCCCTGCGCGCCATGGCCAGCGGCCTCATCCCCACCGAGCCGCTGGTAGCGGATCGCTTTCTGCTAGAGGACGGCCTGAAAGGCTTCCAGGCCGCCCATGGCAAGCTCAAAGTTCTGCTGGAGGTATAA
- a CDS encoding methionyl-tRNA formyltransferase: protein MGTPGFATIPLDALAADPRYQVVGVVTQPDRPARRSSAPEPPPVKLAAQRLGLPVFQPETLRSEEAVAQLAALRPDVGVVAAYGELLRRNVLAIPRLGYLNIHPSLLPRWRGPTPTTGAILAGDAEAGVTVMLLETKMDRGPILAQHREPLAADARAGDLTEAMFHVGARLLLDALDAYASGALVPQPQDDALATYTKLLTRADGQIDWGGDAAQIERMTRAYDPWPGAFTAWRGQQLRILAARVAERPAQAAPGQIAASRTGVAVACGQGALELLTVQPAGKRPMAALDWARGQRDLDGASFGA from the coding sequence ATGGGAACCCCCGGCTTCGCCACCATCCCGCTGGATGCGCTGGCCGCCGACCCGCGCTACCAAGTGGTGGGCGTGGTGACCCAGCCCGATCGCCCGGCCCGCCGCAGCAGCGCGCCCGAGCCGCCGCCGGTGAAGCTGGCCGCCCAGCGCCTGGGCCTGCCGGTATTCCAGCCCGAGACGCTGCGCAGCGAGGAGGCCGTGGCCCAGCTCGCGGCGCTGCGGCCCGATGTGGGCGTGGTGGCGGCCTACGGCGAGCTGCTGCGCCGCAATGTGCTGGCCATCCCGCGCCTGGGCTACCTGAACATCCACCCGTCGCTGCTGCCCCGCTGGCGTGGCCCCACGCCCACCACCGGCGCTATCCTGGCGGGCGATGCCGAGGCGGGCGTGACGGTGATGCTGCTGGAGACCAAGATGGACAGAGGCCCCATCCTGGCCCAGCACCGCGAGCCGCTGGCCGCCGACGCGCGGGCGGGCGACCTGACCGAGGCTATGTTCCACGTGGGCGCGCGGCTGCTGCTGGATGCGCTGGATGCCTACGCCAGCGGTGCGCTGGTGCCCCAGCCGCAGGATGATGCGCTGGCCACCTACACCAAGCTGCTGACCCGCGCCGATGGCCAGATCGACTGGGGCGGCGACGCGGCCCAGATCGAGCGCATGACGCGGGCCTACGACCCGTGGCCCGGGGCCTTCACCGCGTGGCGCGGCCAGCAGCTGCGCATCCTGGCGGCGCGGGTGGCCGAGCGGCCTGCCCAGGCCGCCCCCGGCCAGATCGCGGCCTCGCGCACGGGGGTGGCGGTGGCGTGCGGCCAGGGCGCGCTAGAGCTGCTGACCGTGCAGCCTGCGGGCAAGCGCCCCATGGCCGCGCTAGACTGGGCGCGCGGCCAGCGCGACCTGGATGGGGCCTCGTTCGGAGCCTAG